In the genome of Mauremys mutica isolate MM-2020 ecotype Southern chromosome 8, ASM2049712v1, whole genome shotgun sequence, one region contains:
- the LOC123376735 gene encoding NADH-cytochrome b5 reductase-like isoform X4: MVNGLEVQRAYTPVSPVNAEGYFEVLIKCYKAGLMSQYIKSWIEGDTVFWRGPFGGFPYSPNQYGELLMLASGTGIAPMLPILQYITENEDDETFITLVGCFRTFENIYLKPLLQDQSRYWNVRTCYVLSQESSLEKLPWSYQENTHTGHITENLIKKMINSCRRKPFVLICGSVEFNEDMTRYLKAIGLKEDSYFVF; encoded by the exons ATGGTGAATGGTTTGGAGGTTCAGAGAGCTTATACTCCAGTTAGCCCTGTAAACGCTGAAGGATACTTTGAAGTTTTAATAAAA tgctaCAAGGCTGGGCTAATGTCACAATATATAAAATCCTGGATTGAAGGAGACACAGTCTTTTGGCGAGGGCCATTTGGAGGCTTCCCATATAGCCCTAATCAG TATGGAGAACTTCTTATGCTTGCCTCTGGAACTGGCATAGCACCAATGCTCCCCATTCTCCAATACATAACAGAAAATGAAGATGATGAAACCTTTATAACCCTGGTTGGTTGCTTCCggacttttgaaaatatttacttgAAACCTCTTCTCCAAGATCAGTCTCGATACTGGAACGTCAGAACATGTTACGTCCTTAGCCAG GAATCTTCCCTGGAAAAACTTCCTTGGAGCTAtcaagaaaacacacacactggccATATAACTGAGAACTTGATTAAGAAAATGATAAATTCCTGTAGAAGAAAGCCATTTGTGCTGATTTGTGGCTCGGTAGAATTTAATGAAGATATGACTAGATATCTGAAAGCCATAGGACTCAAAGAGGATTCCTATTTTGTATTTTAG
- the LOC123376735 gene encoding NADH-cytochrome b5 reductase-like isoform X2: MSESEDDWLSLMPTEPLQSQCCGSGCKPCVYDVYQKELAQWEEAKAKKDRSLLTKQKEESSNSELNPDTFTAFKISSVEQLTEDTYQYKFELPGNSSLGLSLGQHIVLRGMVNGLEVQRAYTPVSPVNAEGYFEVLIKCYKAGLMSQYIKSWIEGDTVFWRGPFGGFPYSPNQYGELLMLASGTGIAPMLPILQYITENEDDETFITLVGCFRTFENIYLKPLLQDQSRYWNVRTCYVLSQESSLEKLPWSYQENTHTGHITENLIKKMINSCRRKPFVLICGSVEFNEDMTRYLKAIGLKEDSYFVF; encoded by the exons ATGAGTGAAAGTGAGGATGACTGGCTCTCTCTTATGCCCACTGAACCCTTGCAATCTCAGTGCTGTGGCAGTGGCTGCAAACCGTGTGTCTATGATGTGTATCAGAAGGAGCTAGCCCAGTGGGAAGAAGCCAAAGCAAAGAAAGACAGAAGCCTCCTGACCAAACAGAAGGAGGAG AGTAGTAATTCAGAATTAAATCCAGATACATTTACTGCTTTCAAGATAAGCTCTGTGGAACAGCTAACAGAGGACACCTACCAGTATAAATTTGAGCTGCCAGGAAATAGCAGCCTGGGATTGAGTTTAGGACAACATATTGTGTTAAG AGGGATGGTGAATGGTTTGGAGGTTCAGAGAGCTTATACTCCAGTTAGCCCTGTAAACGCTGAAGGATACTTTGAAGTTTTAATAAAA tgctaCAAGGCTGGGCTAATGTCACAATATATAAAATCCTGGATTGAAGGAGACACAGTCTTTTGGCGAGGGCCATTTGGAGGCTTCCCATATAGCCCTAATCAG TATGGAGAACTTCTTATGCTTGCCTCTGGAACTGGCATAGCACCAATGCTCCCCATTCTCCAATACATAACAGAAAATGAAGATGATGAAACCTTTATAACCCTGGTTGGTTGCTTCCggacttttgaaaatatttacttgAAACCTCTTCTCCAAGATCAGTCTCGATACTGGAACGTCAGAACATGTTACGTCCTTAGCCAG GAATCTTCCCTGGAAAAACTTCCTTGGAGCTAtcaagaaaacacacacactggccATATAACTGAGAACTTGATTAAGAAAATGATAAATTCCTGTAGAAGAAAGCCATTTGTGCTGATTTGTGGCTCGGTAGAATTTAATGAAGATATGACTAGATATCTGAAAGCCATAGGACTCAAAGAGGATTCCTATTTTGTATTTTAG